The following proteins are co-located in the Desulfobacterales bacterium genome:
- a CDS encoding TetR/AcrR family transcriptional regulator gives MTENKLAALKQQERDARRRLILDAARELFAEKDFRSVTVREIARAAEISIGTIYNYYENLTELFLDVFLKSADDLLARIDRPAAGAGHPLNDLCRLYIDFLQENMAFYQMMGHFMLGGNLSETGTEKLNQKMRALMDRIEAAVKAADHRSDSRMIAHALFSALNGIMITYARYPGRNADDISRHTRRLAELIGHVFKTYAAV, from the coding sequence TTGACGGAGAACAAACTTGCCGCATTAAAGCAGCAGGAACGGGATGCCAGACGGCGCCTGATTCTGGATGCGGCCCGGGAACTTTTTGCCGAAAAGGACTTCAGAAGCGTCACGGTGCGCGAAATCGCCCGGGCCGCCGAAATCAGCATCGGTACGATCTACAATTACTATGAAAATTTGACCGAGCTGTTTCTGGATGTGTTTTTAAAAAGCGCAGACGACCTGCTGGCCCGGATTGATCGGCCGGCGGCCGGCGCCGGGCACCCTTTAAATGACTTGTGCCGCCTGTATATTGATTTTTTGCAGGAGAACATGGCCTTCTACCAGATGATGGGACACTTCATGCTAGGGGGTAATCTGTCCGAAACGGGCACCGAAAAATTAAACCAAAAGATGCGGGCCCTGATGGACCGCATTGAAGCCGCTGTGAAGGCCGCAGACCACAGGTCCGATTCCCGGATGATCGCCCATGCCCTATTTTCCGCCTTAAACGGCATCATGATCACCTATGCCCGCTATCCCGGGCGCAATGCCGATGACATCAGCCGGCATACCCGAAGACTGGCAGAATTGATAGGACATGTGTTTAAAACATATGCCGCAGTTTGA
- a CDS encoding acyl-CoA dehydrogenase family protein has translation MYDFMLTPEQQAVKKETREFVREEITSDFLRKMDKDEITYPREFVEKLAARKLFGIRFPEKYGGRGMSWVAEMAAAEEIGCLGMALGCAFVMPSIVGEALNMFGTEEQKEKFLKPYLEGKLVSAEALTEPRGGSDFFGAMTKAELKGDHFILNGMKRFVVGAEGADFFLVYCRTNFDPNAHKYHRLSLLLVERGPGVETEYMYGLLGCRGGGTGRLVFRDVKVPKENLVGELHGGALCFNQMMIPERLTSAGASLGAWGALDLAVRYSNKRRAFGKEIRKYQGVSFKVADSITQLDAARALTYMAARAVDENAPNARRLVSEAKRCATENAWDIVNAAMQIMGGIGYTDVYPIERALRDIRLAMIWTGTSEIMNLLIQHEYYNEILNDVYDRRLMEQDAGKPDESERCYTDEDMQAVFESYRSS, from the coding sequence ATGTATGATTTCATGTTAACGCCTGAGCAGCAGGCGGTAAAAAAGGAAACCCGGGAGTTCGTCCGGGAGGAAATCACCAGCGATTTCCTCCGGAAAATGGATAAGGATGAAATCACCTACCCCCGCGAATTCGTCGAAAAACTGGCGGCCCGAAAACTTTTCGGCATTCGGTTTCCGGAAAAATACGGCGGCCGGGGCATGAGCTGGGTGGCTGAAATGGCGGCCGCGGAAGAAATCGGCTGCCTGGGCATGGCTCTGGGCTGTGCGTTTGTCATGCCGTCCATTGTGGGCGAAGCGTTGAACATGTTCGGCACCGAAGAACAAAAGGAAAAATTCTTAAAACCCTACCTGGAAGGAAAACTCGTATCCGCCGAAGCCCTGACCGAACCCCGCGGCGGATCGGACTTTTTCGGTGCCATGACCAAGGCGGAGCTGAAAGGCGACCACTTCATCTTAAACGGCATGAAGCGCTTTGTGGTGGGGGCCGAGGGGGCGGACTTCTTCCTGGTATACTGCCGCACCAATTTTGATCCCAATGCCCATAAGTATCACCGATTGAGCCTGCTTCTGGTTGAACGGGGGCCGGGCGTTGAAACCGAATACATGTACGGTCTGCTCGGCTGCCGGGGCGGCGGCACCGGCCGGCTGGTTTTCCGGGATGTCAAGGTGCCCAAAGAAAATCTGGTGGGTGAGCTCCACGGCGGCGCCCTGTGCTTTAATCAAATGATGATTCCGGAGCGCCTGACCTCGGCTGGCGCTTCCTTAGGCGCCTGGGGGGCGCTTGATCTGGCGGTCCGGTATTCCAACAAACGCCGGGCGTTTGGCAAAGAGATCCGAAAATACCAGGGGGTCAGCTTCAAAGTGGCGGATTCCATCACCCAGCTCGATGCGGCGCGGGCCTTGACCTATATGGCTGCGCGGGCGGTGGATGAAAACGCGCCCAACGCCCGCCGGCTTGTGAGCGAGGCCAAGCGGTGCGCCACGGAAAACGCCTGGGATATCGTCAATGCCGCCATGCAGATTATGGGCGGTATCGGCTACACGGATGTCTATCCCATTGAACGGGCCTTGAGAGACATCCGCCTGGCCATGATCTGGACCGGAACGAGCGAGATCATGAACCTGTTGATCCAGCATGAATACTATAATGAAATCTTAAATGATGTTTATGACCGCCGACTGATGGAGCAGGACGCCGGAAAGCCGGATGAATCCGAACGCTGCTACACGGATGAGGACATGCAGGCCGTGTTTGAGAGTTATCGCTCATCCTGA